A genomic window from Blastococcus saxobsidens DD2 includes:
- a CDS encoding BCCT family transporter — translation MSPEDPQPEPPAGAGDHRLSPGSADGDVAVEETFVVTRRFVHAAPNDDRTHPRAADVDRPVDRTVFIAGMALTLAFVLWGVISPTSLAATASAVLDRMIDATGWVYVAVTAGFVLLMLMLALSRYGRIRLGRDDERPEFSTFSWISMMFATGMGIGLIFWGVAEPLSHLLTPPMDMAEPGTPESAELGLEYTIFHWGLHPWALYGVVGLALAYATFRKGLPNLLSSIVFPRKDPSHPARRAVDIFGLFITTFGAATSLGLGAIQINSGLTRVFDAPTSNTVSIVVIVVLTALFVLSAVSGTERGVKWMANINAGLAVGLLIFVFAFGPTIFLLNTLVESFGGYLAQVVPMSFRTGASGGGEWLAGWTIFYWAWWLSWAPFVGTFMARISRGRTIREFVICVLIVPTLVSTVWFVVMGGTAIRFELTGVTDMAASLSSGVENTLFTMLDAMPLSTVVAVLVVVLIMLFYVAGADAASLVLGMLSQGGSLHPRTWLVVTWGSMIGAVAIALLLAGGLDAIQTTVIVFGVPFLVVMLGVCYSLVKQLRDEPVVTTVPPGVRTVIAEMRPNTVQELPANVVQQPAPDGAGNGVAADARQSKQPQPSS, via the coding sequence ATGAGCCCCGAAGATCCCCAGCCCGAGCCCCCCGCCGGTGCTGGTGACCACCGACTGTCTCCCGGAAGCGCCGACGGTGACGTGGCGGTCGAGGAGACGTTCGTGGTCACCCGGCGCTTCGTCCACGCCGCACCCAATGACGACCGGACGCATCCGCGGGCCGCCGACGTGGACCGGCCGGTCGACAGAACCGTCTTCATCGCCGGGATGGCCCTCACCCTGGCCTTCGTGCTCTGGGGCGTCATCTCGCCCACCTCGCTGGCCGCGACGGCGTCGGCGGTCCTGGACCGGATGATCGACGCCACCGGCTGGGTGTACGTGGCCGTCACCGCCGGTTTCGTGCTGCTGATGCTCATGCTCGCGCTCTCGCGGTACGGGCGGATCCGGCTCGGTCGCGACGACGAACGGCCCGAGTTCAGCACCTTCTCGTGGATCTCCATGATGTTCGCCACCGGGATGGGGATCGGGCTTATCTTCTGGGGCGTCGCCGAGCCGCTGTCCCACCTGCTCACGCCGCCGATGGACATGGCCGAACCCGGGACCCCCGAGTCCGCGGAGCTCGGTCTCGAGTACACGATCTTCCACTGGGGACTGCACCCGTGGGCGCTCTACGGCGTCGTCGGCCTCGCCCTGGCCTACGCGACGTTCCGGAAGGGCCTGCCCAACCTGCTCAGCTCTATCGTGTTCCCGCGGAAGGACCCGTCGCACCCCGCCCGCCGGGCCGTCGACATCTTCGGACTCTTCATCACCACCTTCGGAGCCGCCACGTCGCTCGGTCTCGGTGCGATCCAGATCAACAGCGGGCTGACACGGGTGTTCGACGCACCCACCAGCAACACCGTCTCCATCGTGGTCATCGTCGTGCTGACCGCGCTCTTCGTGCTCTCGGCGGTCAGCGGGACGGAGCGGGGCGTCAAATGGATGGCCAACATCAACGCCGGGTTGGCCGTCGGCTTGCTGATTTTCGTCTTCGCCTTCGGACCCACGATCTTCCTGCTGAACACGTTGGTCGAGTCCTTCGGCGGCTACCTGGCTCAGGTCGTGCCCATGTCGTTCCGCACGGGCGCGTCCGGCGGCGGCGAATGGCTGGCCGGCTGGACGATCTTCTACTGGGCGTGGTGGCTGTCGTGGGCGCCGTTCGTGGGCACCTTCATGGCGCGGATCTCGCGAGGTCGGACCATCCGCGAGTTCGTGATCTGCGTGTTGATCGTGCCGACACTCGTCAGCACCGTGTGGTTCGTCGTGATGGGTGGCACCGCCATCCGGTTCGAGCTCACCGGAGTCACCGACATGGCTGCGTCGCTGAGCAGTGGCGTGGAGAACACGCTCTTCACGATGCTCGATGCGATGCCGCTCTCGACGGTGGTCGCGGTGCTGGTGGTCGTCCTGATCATGCTCTTCTACGTCGCCGGAGCGGACGCCGCGTCCCTCGTGCTCGGCATGCTCTCGCAGGGCGGATCGCTCCACCCCCGGACCTGGCTGGTCGTCACCTGGGGATCGATGATCGGCGCGGTCGCGATCGCCCTGCTGCTCGCCGGAGGCCTGGACGCGATCCAGACCACCGTGATCGTGTTCGGGGTGCCGTTCCTGGTCGTCATGCTCGGCGTCTGCTACAGCCTGGTCAAGCAGCTGCGCGACGAGCCGGTGGTGACCACCGTTCCGCCGGGGGTGCGCACCGTGATCGCCGAGATGCGACCGAACACCGTCCAGGAGCTGCCGGCGAACGTCGTCCAGCAACCGGCCCCGGACGGTGCAGGCAACGGCGTGGCCGCTGACGCCCGCCAGTCGAAGCAGCCTCAGCCGTCCAGCTGA
- a CDS encoding metal-sensitive transcriptional regulator, producing the protein MRLENTEVVGDVIRRLRRAEGQLAGVIRMLEAGRDCEDVVTQVAAVSRALDKAGFAIIATGLEQCITAGENGDALDRARLEKLSLSLA; encoded by the coding sequence ATGCGGCTCGAGAACACCGAAGTCGTCGGCGACGTCATCAGGCGGCTCCGGCGCGCCGAGGGACAGCTCGCGGGTGTGATCCGCATGCTCGAAGCGGGGCGGGACTGCGAGGACGTCGTCACGCAGGTGGCCGCCGTCTCCCGGGCGCTCGACAAGGCCGGGTTCGCCATCATCGCCACCGGCCTCGAGCAGTGCATCACCGCCGGCGAGAACGGCGACGCCCTCGACCGCGCTCGGCTCGAGAAGCTGTCCCTCTCCCTCGCCTGA
- a CDS encoding sulfite exporter TauE/SafE family protein, which yields MLITLTVALAAVVGVTLGLLGGGGSILMVPLLVYVVGMGAEEAIAASLVVVGVTSAVSVLGHARAGRVRWRTGLLFGAAGMAGALAGGLVGGLVGGHLPGQLLMIAFALMMVATAVAMLRGRKNRDATEAHAELPLGRVLLDGVVAGLVTGLVGAGGGFLVASALALLGGLPMGVAVGTSLLVIAMKSFAGLTGYLATVSLDWPLVGAVTVAAVIGSLLGARLIDRIPADALRRSFGWFVLAMGVFVLVQEAPDGARLPALVAVLGVAGAIGTCTAFVPRCPLRHAGIVGPRAAGA from the coding sequence GTGCTGATCACGCTCACCGTCGCCCTCGCCGCGGTCGTCGGGGTCACCCTCGGGCTGCTCGGGGGCGGCGGGTCGATCCTGATGGTGCCGCTGCTGGTCTACGTGGTCGGCATGGGCGCCGAGGAAGCGATCGCAGCCTCGCTCGTGGTGGTCGGCGTGACCTCCGCGGTGAGCGTGCTCGGCCACGCCCGCGCCGGCCGCGTCCGGTGGCGCACCGGTCTGCTGTTCGGCGCCGCCGGCATGGCCGGCGCGCTGGCCGGCGGGCTCGTCGGCGGGCTCGTCGGCGGGCACCTGCCCGGGCAGCTGCTGATGATCGCGTTCGCCCTCATGATGGTCGCCACCGCCGTCGCCATGCTGCGCGGCCGCAAGAACAGGGACGCCACGGAGGCGCACGCCGAGCTGCCCCTGGGCCGGGTCCTTCTCGACGGCGTCGTCGCCGGCCTGGTCACCGGCCTGGTCGGTGCGGGCGGCGGCTTCCTGGTCGCCTCGGCGCTGGCGCTGCTCGGCGGGCTGCCGATGGGCGTGGCCGTGGGCACCTCGCTGCTGGTCATCGCCATGAAGTCGTTCGCCGGCCTCACCGGCTACCTGGCCACCGTGTCGCTCGACTGGCCGCTGGTCGGGGCGGTCACCGTCGCCGCCGTCATCGGCAGCCTGCTCGGGGCGCGGCTGATCGACCGCATCCCGGCCGATGCCCTGCGGCGGTCCTTCGGCTGGTTCGTCCTGGCCATGGGCGTGTTCGTGCTCGTCCAGGAGGCCCCCGACGGCGCGCGACTCCCGGCACTGGTCGCAGTGCTCGGCGTGGCCGGAGCGATTGGGACCTGCACGGCTTTCGTGCCCCGCTGCCCGCTCCGCCACGCCGGGATCGTCGGCCCCCGTGCCGCCGGGGCCTGA
- a CDS encoding M24 family metallopeptidase — MARVTGTASRTSGGPRYDTPRSVASGQTRETRLEVDVTLVRGAVEHAIARTRDSLHRHDLAAALLADPVNIRYVTGTSTMPVWTLHMIDRYMLVPAEGQPVLWEYASAPADLVSPYPHLETRTATSWSAFGSGDRAHDRAARFAAEVARVLQEWAIRDARIGVDRLDTYGFLALQEAGLHLRPAQLAMEEARARKGAAEIELIRRSVSACDEAVTHLHHVLRPGMTENEAWGEFTGRAFALGGEYVEARLLSSGPRTNPWFREAGDRRIRSGDLVSFDTDLIGPAGYLADVSRTYLVGSTKPTARQLRLYADAETFLSEIIGELRPGAAFDDVGQKLGRRLPPAYRAQRYPFIAHGSGLSDEYPVIRFEDHHAGEIEAGMVFSVEAYMGAEGDDEGLKLEEQILVTDEGVEQLSRAPHDDQLSGA, encoded by the coding sequence ATGGCGAGGGTGACGGGAACGGCGTCGCGCACGTCCGGCGGACCGAGGTACGACACTCCTCGGTCGGTCGCCTCGGGCCAGACGCGGGAGACGCGACTTGAGGTCGACGTCACGCTCGTCCGAGGGGCCGTCGAGCATGCGATCGCGCGGACCCGCGACTCGCTGCACCGGCATGATCTGGCAGCCGCGCTGCTGGCCGATCCCGTCAACATCAGGTACGTGACAGGGACGTCCACCATGCCGGTCTGGACGCTGCACATGATCGACCGCTACATGCTGGTACCGGCCGAGGGCCAGCCGGTCCTGTGGGAGTACGCCTCCGCGCCGGCCGACCTCGTGTCGCCGTATCCGCATCTCGAGACGCGGACGGCGACGAGTTGGTCCGCCTTCGGGTCCGGGGATCGGGCCCATGACCGAGCCGCGCGATTCGCCGCCGAGGTGGCCCGCGTGCTGCAGGAGTGGGCGATCCGGGACGCCCGGATCGGCGTGGACCGACTGGACACGTATGGGTTCCTGGCCCTGCAGGAGGCCGGCCTCCACCTCCGGCCGGCACAGCTCGCCATGGAGGAGGCGCGCGCCAGAAAGGGTGCGGCGGAGATCGAGCTCATCCGGCGATCGGTCAGCGCCTGCGACGAGGCGGTCACCCACCTGCACCACGTCCTCCGGCCCGGTATGACGGAGAACGAGGCGTGGGGCGAGTTCACCGGCCGCGCGTTCGCGCTCGGTGGCGAGTACGTGGAAGCGCGCTTGCTGTCGTCAGGACCCCGGACGAACCCCTGGTTCCGCGAGGCCGGGGACAGACGCATCCGATCCGGCGACCTGGTGTCGTTCGACACCGACCTCATCGGCCCGGCCGGCTACCTCGCCGATGTGTCCCGCACGTACCTAGTCGGCAGCACGAAGCCCACCGCGCGGCAACTACGGCTCTACGCCGATGCAGAGACCTTCCTGAGCGAGATCATCGGCGAGCTGAGGCCCGGGGCCGCCTTCGACGACGTGGGGCAGAAGCTCGGCCGCCGCCTTCCGCCGGCCTATCGCGCCCAGCGGTATCCGTTCATCGCTCACGGCAGCGGCCTCAGCGACGAGTACCCGGTCATCCGCTTCGAGGACCACCACGCCGGCGAGATCGAGGCCGGGATGGTCTTCAGCGTCGAGGCCTACATGGGCGCAGAAGGGGATGACGAGGGACTCAAGCTGGAGGAGCAGATCCTGGTGACGGACGAGGGCGTGGAGCAGCTCAGCCGTGCGCCGCACGATGACCAGCTGTCCGGCGCCTGA
- a CDS encoding IclR family transcriptional regulator: MDETEGRARPSALLGPVPRGRATAGDDGAKLNQSVRKAITLLRATADDPGANVSSLARAAGLPRATALRMIQTLEQEGFLLRVAGDDRVLIGPELLRLARGSDASLVLLEAARPVLGDLVAAVKETGTLSVVAPDGGLDLVHQVDAPHHLRPQSWVGQRFPLHASASGKVLLATFDDEQLEHFLREPLERLTPSTIATATELRVDLRRVRDRGHALCIDEAEEGLSGVATGIYGPAEELVGVLTVSGPTQRLSGHRATQAADQVGLAAGRIESALQRGRDRARAL, from the coding sequence ATGGACGAGACGGAAGGCCGGGCGAGGCCGTCGGCCCTGCTGGGGCCGGTACCCCGTGGCCGTGCGACGGCTGGCGACGACGGAGCCAAGCTGAACCAGTCGGTCAGGAAGGCGATCACACTCCTCCGCGCCACCGCTGACGACCCCGGGGCGAACGTCTCGTCGCTGGCTCGGGCGGCGGGGCTCCCCCGGGCCACGGCGCTGCGGATGATCCAGACACTGGAACAGGAGGGCTTCCTGCTGCGGGTCGCGGGGGACGACCGGGTGCTGATCGGGCCGGAACTGCTGCGCCTCGCGCGGGGCAGCGACGCATCACTCGTGCTCCTGGAGGCAGCCCGGCCGGTCCTCGGCGATCTCGTGGCCGCGGTCAAGGAGACCGGGACGCTGAGTGTGGTGGCCCCCGACGGAGGGCTGGACCTCGTGCACCAGGTCGATGCACCCCATCATCTTCGCCCGCAGTCGTGGGTCGGGCAGCGGTTCCCCCTGCACGCGAGCGCGAGCGGGAAGGTGCTGCTCGCCACCTTCGACGACGAGCAGCTCGAGCACTTCCTCCGCGAGCCGCTCGAACGTCTCACCCCGTCGACGATCGCGACGGCCACCGAGCTGCGCGTGGACCTCCGCCGCGTACGCGACCGCGGGCACGCCCTCTGCATCGACGAGGCGGAAGAGGGCTTGTCGGGCGTCGCGACGGGCATCTACGGGCCGGCGGAGGAGCTCGTCGGCGTCCTGACCGTCAGCGGCCCCACCCAGCGGCTGTCCGGGCACCGGGCCACACAGGCGGCCGACCAGGTGGGGCTCGCGGCCGGCCGCATCGAGTCAGCACTCCAGCGGGGGCGGGATCGCGCCCGGGCCCTCTGA
- a CDS encoding YgaP family membrane protein, translated as MVDGEKTGGALNRGRQVWDLERQVRFAAGSLVLTGILGSLVAPRAKWLSGLVGGGLVFAAATNTCAMGMALARMPWNRRGTASAACSIDRPFLKR; from the coding sequence ATGGTCGACGGGGAGAAGACCGGGGGCGCGCTCAACCGCGGCCGACAGGTGTGGGACCTCGAGCGTCAGGTCCGTTTCGCCGCCGGCTCGCTGGTCCTCACCGGCATCCTCGGCAGCCTCGTCGCGCCCCGGGCGAAGTGGCTGTCCGGCCTCGTCGGCGGCGGCCTCGTGTTCGCCGCGGCGACCAACACCTGCGCGATGGGGATGGCCCTCGCCAGGATGCCATGGAATCGCCGCGGCACCGCATCCGCTGCCTGCTCGATCGACCGACCGTTCCTGAAGCGGTGA
- a CDS encoding FCD domain-containing protein yields the protein MSDPQLEDLSRDADEAVRLRARLVRDVLSLGPTRAAREHGVTRQTAAKWAQRYRTGGAAQLSRPAHRRRSTQELRRAALTAPLWMPTTKWSSRSIAEALGVSQSFVARAWEEMRSGTPLGDDLTAAMIGRQPAILGLLVTSEAAVVAFQLTPVTRQETPDPPTRGDPAVHRSLRTLLAADLVRPELPATPAAAPRAFWEEVRNAADPDATVMALASDAAPVPAEVSVGGVCRDAHEWLSLFPFLLDRGPLLSPAAALQLEAGLRTWARTPRHAFTWVRPPTPAGSSRGPAMRAAVRHLGPERALADEVVLTIRQGIAEGRLAGGDRVTERYLSGRLRTTRAQVRTAMRLLERDGLLTITTGHAAVVPVLTTNDVVETYAARRALGALVIRAAVRWSPQKRQSVAESLDALERCAVTGNVHRTGDADIAFQDALAHASGLVRIAPMLEVLADHLRMFIAVMGLDYAYPIDAMVRDDRALFEAIDSGDADAAVHRWRIKIDDAAAYMLGQLPAPGPRPTGGKLPGSRT from the coding sequence GTGAGCGATCCCCAGCTCGAGGACCTGTCGCGAGACGCCGACGAGGCGGTACGTCTGCGGGCACGACTGGTGCGGGACGTGTTGTCACTCGGGCCCACGCGCGCCGCCAGGGAACACGGCGTCACCCGGCAGACCGCCGCCAAGTGGGCTCAGCGCTACCGCACCGGCGGCGCGGCGCAGCTGAGCCGGCCCGCTCACCGCCGCCGGTCGACGCAGGAGCTGAGGCGGGCCGCTCTCACCGCGCCGCTCTGGATGCCCACCACCAAGTGGTCCAGTCGCTCGATCGCGGAGGCCCTGGGCGTCAGCCAGTCCTTCGTGGCACGCGCATGGGAGGAGATGCGGTCCGGCACCCCGCTCGGCGACGACCTGACCGCCGCGATGATCGGGCGGCAGCCGGCGATCCTCGGCCTCCTGGTGACGTCGGAGGCCGCCGTCGTGGCCTTCCAGCTCACACCCGTCACGCGGCAGGAGACCCCTGACCCGCCGACACGGGGCGACCCGGCGGTGCACCGGTCACTGCGCACTCTCCTCGCCGCCGATCTCGTCCGCCCGGAGCTTCCGGCGACTCCCGCCGCCGCCCCCCGGGCGTTCTGGGAGGAGGTGAGGAATGCGGCGGACCCCGACGCAACCGTGATGGCTCTCGCCTCCGACGCGGCTCCCGTACCGGCCGAGGTGTCGGTTGGCGGGGTGTGCCGGGACGCCCACGAGTGGCTGTCCCTCTTCCCTTTCCTGCTCGATCGGGGGCCGCTACTCTCTCCCGCCGCGGCACTGCAGCTGGAGGCCGGGCTGCGCACGTGGGCGCGCACGCCCCGCCACGCGTTCACATGGGTGCGTCCCCCCACGCCGGCCGGAAGCAGCCGCGGCCCCGCGATGCGAGCCGCGGTCCGTCACCTGGGGCCGGAACGAGCTCTCGCCGACGAGGTCGTCCTGACGATCCGGCAGGGCATCGCGGAAGGTCGGCTCGCCGGTGGAGACCGCGTCACCGAGAGGTACCTGTCGGGTCGGCTGCGGACGACGCGAGCCCAGGTGAGGACGGCAATGCGGCTCCTGGAGCGGGACGGGCTGCTCACGATCACGACGGGGCACGCGGCGGTGGTCCCCGTCCTGACGACGAACGACGTCGTCGAGACGTACGCCGCGCGGCGCGCGCTGGGAGCCCTGGTGATCCGGGCCGCCGTCCGGTGGTCCCCACAGAAGCGGCAGTCGGTCGCGGAGTCGCTGGACGCGCTGGAGCGGTGCGCCGTCACCGGAAACGTGCACCGGACCGGCGACGCGGACATCGCGTTCCAGGACGCCCTCGCCCACGCCTCCGGGCTGGTGCGCATCGCGCCCATGCTGGAGGTCCTGGCCGACCACCTGCGCATGTTCATCGCCGTGATGGGGCTCGATTACGCCTATCCGATCGATGCCATGGTGCGTGACGACCGCGCCCTCTTCGAGGCCATCGACTCCGGGGACGCCGACGCAGCGGTGCACCGGTGGCGCATCAAGATCGACGACGCCGCCGCGTACATGCTCGGACAGCTCCCTGCCCCCGGGCCCCGGCCGACCGGGGGAAAGCTGCCCGGTTCGCGGACCTGA
- a CDS encoding aromatic ring-hydroxylating oxygenase subunit alpha produces the protein MTVQLERPTDAHGLIDLVNARVPGYSLEAPFYTSQEFFDLDVDAIFARHWIFAATEAELPEPGDYVTVEVGRYSVIVVRDDDEDVRAFHNVCRHRGSRLLDEPQGSVGNLVCPYHHWTYGVDGRLMHADNQPATFDRSCFSLKPVHVRSVGGLVFLCLADDPPADFDEVAARVEHFLTPYGLRQAKVAHQVDLVESGNWKLVMENNRECYHCDGHPELLSAYFPLFGYTAEDVPPRLRPVFERFTKAAADLQTACVRRGFPVEGLRELDTRATGFQLSHAPLDGAGKSFNTDGESLCSRLMGSMTTDRFGDLSIHMQPNSWFHLLADHTVVFSVLPLGPSTTFLRTTWLVHPDAVEGVDYDVATLTKVWQATNEQDGTLVARTQKGVTDPGYQPGPYSTVEGDVEAFVNWYISRLAAHLSR, from the coding sequence ATGACGGTGCAGCTCGAGCGCCCGACGGATGCCCACGGCTTGATCGATCTGGTGAACGCTCGCGTTCCTGGATACAGCCTGGAGGCGCCCTTCTACACGAGCCAGGAGTTCTTCGACCTGGACGTGGACGCCATCTTCGCCAGGCACTGGATCTTCGCCGCCACGGAGGCCGAACTGCCCGAACCCGGTGACTACGTCACCGTCGAGGTCGGCCGCTACTCGGTCATCGTCGTGCGGGACGACGACGAAGACGTACGGGCCTTCCACAACGTGTGCCGGCACCGGGGATCGCGTCTCCTCGACGAGCCGCAGGGCAGTGTCGGCAACCTGGTCTGCCCGTACCACCACTGGACGTACGGAGTCGACGGACGCCTGATGCACGCCGACAACCAGCCGGCAACGTTCGACCGCAGCTGTTTCAGCCTCAAGCCGGTCCACGTCCGCAGCGTCGGAGGTCTCGTCTTCCTGTGTCTCGCGGACGATCCGCCGGCCGATTTCGACGAGGTGGCCGCCCGCGTCGAACACTTCCTCACCCCGTACGGGCTGCGCCAGGCCAAGGTGGCGCATCAGGTCGACCTCGTGGAGAGCGGCAACTGGAAGCTCGTCATGGAGAACAACCGTGAGTGCTACCACTGCGACGGGCACCCCGAGCTGCTGAGCGCCTATTTCCCCTTGTTCGGCTACACCGCTGAGGACGTTCCGCCACGCCTGCGCCCGGTCTTCGAGCGCTTCACCAAGGCCGCCGCGGATCTCCAGACGGCGTGCGTCCGGCGGGGCTTCCCCGTCGAGGGGCTGCGGGAACTGGACACCCGCGCCACCGGATTCCAGCTCTCCCATGCCCCGCTCGACGGCGCGGGCAAGTCGTTCAACACCGACGGCGAATCGCTGTGCAGCAGGCTCATGGGATCCATGACCACGGACCGGTTCGGCGACTTGTCAATCCACATGCAACCGAACTCGTGGTTCCACCTGCTGGCCGACCACACGGTCGTGTTCTCGGTGCTCCCGCTCGGCCCGAGCACCACCTTCCTGCGTACCACCTGGCTGGTGCACCCGGACGCGGTGGAGGGCGTGGACTATGACGTGGCGACCCTGACCAAGGTCTGGCAGGCGACCAACGAGCAGGACGGGACCCTGGTGGCGCGCACCCAGAAGGGCGTCACGGACCCCGGCTACCAGCCGGGCCCGTACTCGACGGTCGAAGGTGACGTCGAGGCCTTCGTCAACTGGTACATCTCCCGGCTGGCCGCTCACCTGTCCCGCTAG
- a CDS encoding NADH:flavin oxidoreductase, whose product MQSADPLMSPFTLKNITLRNRIVSTSHEPAYSEDGLPGDRYRAYHVEKARGGVGLTMIGGSAIVSPESAPAFGNLQLFKDEAVPLLRRLTDEVHGHGAAVMTQLTHLGHRTSNYTDDWLPALSVSALRESAHRAFTRPADRWDLERIVRDFADTAVRCQEGGLDGIELMAYGHLLDAFWTPVRNRRDDEYGGSFENRMRFPLQVVRAIRAAVGEEFVVGVRMTFDEGRSDGLRTDEALRIAHALTAAGIDFFSVIKGFMDTDAGLARMIPPMGTPAAPHLAFTGWVKENVDVPVMHAAKIGDVATARYAITEGLVDLVGMTRALMADPHLPNKVAARQTDRIRPCVGANMCIDSIYSSGAAYCVHNPATGRELRLPQTVRKAAEPKKVAVVGGGPAGLEAARTLAERGHEVVLLEANPSLGGQIALAAKSPRRRDLVGIVDWRIAECKRLGVDLELNHFVEPDELTHGDFRVIVVATGGLPDVDVAEGSHLAIDTWDVMSGAVKPTGDVLVYDDHGGHQALDAIEILAPAAASVGLITPERTISPDVGALTMAGYLQMLAEHDVTMTPAHRLIRVERSDGRLKATFAVDGARRAIERYADTIVIEHGTLPVTDLYDALVDASINSGEIDTRELVTLSPQSPIHNQDGRFRLYRVGDAVSSRNIHAAVLDSFRLCSAI is encoded by the coding sequence ATGCAGTCCGCTGACCCGCTGATGAGTCCGTTCACGCTGAAGAACATCACGCTTCGCAACCGGATCGTCAGCACCTCTCACGAACCCGCGTACAGCGAGGACGGGCTGCCGGGGGACCGGTACCGGGCCTACCACGTCGAGAAAGCGCGAGGTGGGGTCGGACTGACCATGATCGGTGGCAGCGCCATCGTCAGCCCGGAGAGCGCACCTGCCTTCGGCAACCTCCAGCTGTTCAAGGACGAAGCGGTCCCGCTGCTCCGTCGCCTCACGGACGAGGTGCACGGGCACGGGGCTGCCGTCATGACCCAGCTGACCCATCTCGGTCACCGGACCAGCAACTACACCGACGACTGGCTGCCGGCTCTGTCCGTCAGTGCTCTGCGCGAATCGGCGCACCGGGCGTTCACGCGGCCGGCGGACAGGTGGGACCTCGAGCGCATCGTCCGCGATTTCGCCGACACGGCCGTGCGATGCCAGGAAGGAGGACTGGACGGCATCGAGCTCATGGCGTACGGGCACCTGCTGGACGCCTTCTGGACGCCGGTCCGGAACCGTCGCGACGACGAGTACGGCGGATCGTTCGAGAACCGCATGCGCTTCCCGCTCCAGGTGGTCCGTGCCATCCGCGCCGCCGTCGGCGAGGAGTTCGTCGTCGGCGTCCGCATGACCTTCGATGAGGGCCGCAGCGACGGTCTGCGGACCGACGAAGCCCTGCGGATCGCGCACGCGCTGACCGCCGCAGGCATCGACTTCTTCAGCGTGATCAAGGGTTTTATGGATACCGACGCCGGCCTGGCGCGGATGATCCCGCCGATGGGCACGCCGGCAGCACCACACCTCGCGTTCACCGGCTGGGTGAAGGAGAACGTCGACGTACCGGTCATGCACGCGGCCAAGATCGGGGATGTGGCCACCGCGCGGTACGCGATCACGGAGGGCCTCGTCGACCTGGTCGGGATGACCCGGGCGTTGATGGCGGACCCGCATCTGCCGAACAAGGTCGCCGCACGGCAGACCGACCGGATCCGCCCCTGTGTCGGCGCGAACATGTGCATCGACAGCATCTACAGCTCCGGGGCCGCCTACTGCGTCCACAATCCGGCGACCGGCCGGGAACTGCGCCTCCCGCAGACGGTCCGCAAGGCGGCCGAGCCGAAGAAGGTCGCCGTCGTCGGCGGGGGACCCGCAGGGCTGGAGGCCGCTCGGACCCTCGCCGAACGCGGGCACGAGGTCGTCCTCTTAGAGGCGAATCCGAGTCTGGGCGGCCAGATCGCCCTCGCGGCGAAGTCCCCGCGGCGACGTGACCTGGTCGGGATCGTGGACTGGCGGATCGCCGAGTGCAAACGGCTCGGTGTCGACCTCGAGCTCAACCACTTCGTCGAACCGGACGAACTGACCCACGGGGACTTCCGCGTCATCGTCGTCGCCACCGGTGGCCTGCCGGACGTGGACGTCGCCGAGGGCAGCCACCTGGCGATCGACACCTGGGACGTCATGTCCGGAGCGGTCAAGCCCACCGGCGACGTGCTGGTCTACGACGACCACGGCGGCCACCAGGCACTCGACGCCATCGAGATCCTGGCGCCGGCCGCGGCATCGGTCGGGCTGATCACGCCCGAGCGGACCATCTCACCCGACGTCGGTGCGCTGACGATGGCCGGGTACCTGCAGATGCTGGCCGAGCACGACGTGACCATGACGCCTGCTCATCGTCTGATCCGTGTCGAGAGATCCGACGGACGACTCAAGGCGACGTTCGCCGTGGACGGCGCCCGCCGCGCGATCGAGCGGTACGCCGACACGATCGTCATCGAGCACGGAACGCTACCTGTGACCGACCTCTACGACGCACTTGTGGACGCGTCGATCAACAGCGGCGAGATCGACACCAGGGAGCTCGTGACGCTGTCGCCTCAGTCGCCGATCCACAACCAAGACGGACGGTTCCGCCTGTATCGCGTGGGCGACGCGGTGAGCAGCCGTAACATCCACGCCGCCGTGCTGGACTCCTTCCGCCTCTGCAGTGCGATCTGA